In a single window of the Poecile atricapillus isolate bPoeAtr1 chromosome 27, bPoeAtr1.hap1, whole genome shotgun sequence genome:
- the LOC131589128 gene encoding feather keratin Cos2-2-like — protein MSCPEKCQQCQPCNPCCQSCGPCPLASSCNECCVRQCQSSHVVIEPPAVLVTLPGPILSSFPQNTAVGSSTSAAVGSILSSDGVPISSGGFDISCITNCYGGSRCCRPC, from the coding sequence ATGTCCTGCCCTGAgaagtgccagcagtgccagccctgcaacCCTTGCTGCCAGTCCTGCGGCCCCTGCCcgctggccagcagctgcaatgagtgctgtgtcaggcagtgccagagctcccATGTCGTCATTGAGCCgcctgctgtgctggtgaccctgcccggccccatcctcagctccttcccacagaaCACCGCCGTGGGATCCTCCACCTCCGCTGCCGTTGGCAGCATCCTCAGCTCTGACGGAGTGCCCATCAGCTCCGGGGGCTTTGACATCTCCTGCATCACCAACTGCTACGGTGGCAGCAGATGTTGCCGTCCTTGCTAA